In a single window of the Botrytis cinerea B05.10 chromosome 10, complete sequence genome:
- the Bcgrr1 gene encoding Bcgrr1: protein MKGRPTRMPLINSGFPSRATPDIGDDSHSSTSNSPARADYEESDFFAGNNDSQSSIGVPTFQDMAVTETCISASNRLPAEVLINIFSKLTHPNDILSCMRVCKKWARNSVDLLWHRPACSTFPKLGHICNTLTLENPYFAYRDFIKRLNLAVLADRVSDGTVRPLSVCTKVERLTLTNCEGISDSGLTELITDNSHLLALDISGVKQITDTSMFTLAEHCRRLQGLNISQCIGITSESMVKVAESCHHLKRLKLNECEQLDDRAIMAFAQNCRNILEIDLHQCKNIGNDPVTNLITHGNALRELRLANCELITDSAFLNLPHKATYDHLRILDLTSCHRLTDAAVEKIIAVAPRLRNLVFAKCRLLTDHAVHSISRLGKNLHYLHLGHCGQITDAAVIKLVQACNRIRYIDLGCCVHLTDASVTKLATLPKLRRIGLVKCVNITDESVIALAVAQKQRQLAHRGHHIDEQAYNGSCLERVHLSYCANLTLQSIILLLRNCSKLTHLSLTGVHAFLRNDLEQFCREAPAEFTEHQRNVFCVFSGPGVNGLRNFLTRDLSMELSQVAPEDEGVLSIEEVTNSQQALGAQDDQIMSGMMNATALNPDENDGDEDEVLDAVFP from the exons ATGAAGGGTCGGCCCACGAGGATGCCTCTCATCAACTCCGGGTTTCCATCTCGTGCGACGCCTGACATAGGTGATGATTCGCATTCATCTACAAGTAATTCCCCCGCGCGTGCCGATTACGAAGAATCCGATTTCTTCGCTGGAAACAACGATTCGCAATCTTCAATCGGCGTGCCAACTTTTCAAGACATGGCCGTTACAGAAACATGCATATCGGCTTCCAATAGACTGCCCGCAGAAGTtctcatcaacatcttctcgAAACTCACCCATCCAAACGATATTTTATCTTGCATGCGCGTATGCAAGAAATGGGCTAGGAACAGTGTGGATTTATTATGGCATCGGCCGGCATGTTCGACATTTCCGAAACTCGGGCACATCTGCAATACCCTCACCTTGGAAAATCCCTACTTCGCATATCGAGATTTcatcaaaagattaaattTGGCAGTTTTGGCAGACCGCGTCAGTGACGGAACTGTCCGACCTCTTTCCGTATGCACAAAGGTGGAAAGATTGACATTGACCAACTGCGAGGGTATCTCAGATAGTGGATTGACTGAATTAATTACCGATAACAGTCACTTGCTTGCTCTTGACATTTCTGGAGTGAAACAGATTACCGACACGTCCATGTTCACTTTGGCGGAGCATTGTCGTCGATTACAAGGCTTAAACATATCGCAGTGCATTGGAATCACTTCTGAATCTATGGTGAAAGTCGCGGAGAGTTGTCACCACCTCAAACGG CTCAAGTTGAATGAATGTGAGCAGCTAGACGACAGGGCTATCATGGCATTTGCTCAAAATTGCCGTAACATCCTCGAAATCGATCTCCACCAATGTAAAAATATTGGAAACGACCCAGTAACTAATCTCATCACGCATGGAAACGCTCTCCGGGAACTTCGATTGGCAAATTGTGAATTGATTACCGATTCGGCGTTCCTTAACTTACCTCACAAAGCGACGTACGATCATTTGCGGATATTGGATCTTACAAGTTGTCATCGACTCACAGATGCTGCCGTTGAGAAGATTATAGCTGTTGCCCCAAGGTTAAGGAATTTGGTCTTCGCAAAATGCAGACTCTTGACGGACCATGCCGTTCATTCCATTAGCAGACTGGGAAAAAATCTTCATTACCTTCACCTTGGACATTGTGGACAAATTACTGATGCTGCTGTCATTAAACTTGTTCAAGCATGCAACCGCATTCGTTATATTGACCTGGGTTGTTGTGTTCACCTCACAGATGCATCCGTTACAAAGCTAGCTACCCTTCCTAAGCTAAGGCGTATTGGTTTAGTCAAGTGTGTAAACATTACCGATGAAAGTGTTATAGCATTAGCCGTCGCACAAAAACAACGGCAGTTAGCTCACCGAGGACATCATATTGATGAACAAGCCTATAATGGAAGTTGTCTCGAAAGAGTACATCTCAGCTACTGTGCTAATTTGACACTTCAA AGTATTATATTACTACTTAGGAATTGTTCGAAATTAACACATCTGAGTTTGACTGGCGTTCACGCCTTTCTTCGAAATGATCTCGAACAATTTTGTAGAGAGGCTCCCGCAG AATTTACTGAACATCAACGCAATGTCTTTTGTGTCTTTTCCGGGCCTGGTGTGAATGGTCTACGCAATTTCTTAACTCGAGATTTGAGTATGGAGTTAAGTCAGGTAGCTCCTGAGGATGAAGGAGTTCTTTCTATTGAAGAGGTTACGAATTCACAACAGGCTCTAGGGGCTCAAGATGACCAGATAATGTCTGGAATGATGAATGCTACTGCATTAAATCCTGATGAAAATGACGGTGATGAGGACGAAGTATTGGATGCAGTATTTCCTTAG
- the Bcgrx1 gene encoding Bcgrx1: protein MSAAQTKADGIIADNAVAVFSKSYCPYCNATKKLLTDLKANFYSIELDQVDDGSAIQSYLAEKTGQTSVPNIFIGQKHVGGNSDLQAKNKKDLESQLKELNAVQA, encoded by the exons ATGTCTGCTGCTCAAACCAAAGCCGATGGCATCATTGCCGACAACGCTGTTG CCGTCTTCAGCAAATCCTACTGTCCATACTGCAACGCAACCAAGAAGCTCTTGACCGATTTGAAAGCAAACTTCTACTCTATCGAGCTGGATCAAGTTG ACGACGGATCCGCAATCCAATCCTACCTCGCCGAGAAGACGGGTCAAACCTCTGTCCCCAACATCTTCATCGGTCAGAAACACGTGGGTGGAAACTCGGATTTGCAGGCGAAGAATAAgaaggatttggagagtCAGTTGAAGGAGTTGAATGCTGTTCAGGCTTAG